From a region of the Chitinophaga caseinilytica genome:
- a CDS encoding VOC family protein, protein MQKRFAGLRTVIYRVPDVAAGKEWYRKAFQTDPYFDEPFYVGFEIGGYELGVHPLAPGEAHPGTGGVETYWGVENVREAYDFLLSLGATSHTAPQNVGGPIEVATVTDPWGNIIGLIYNPLFQVKA, encoded by the coding sequence ATGCAAAAAAGATTCGCTGGTCTGCGGACCGTCATTTACCGCGTACCCGATGTTGCCGCGGGCAAGGAATGGTACCGGAAAGCATTTCAGACCGATCCCTATTTCGACGAGCCCTTTTACGTGGGCTTCGAGATCGGCGGCTACGAACTGGGCGTTCATCCGCTGGCGCCCGGGGAGGCGCATCCCGGCACCGGCGGCGTGGAAACCTATTGGGGTGTGGAAAACGTCCGCGAAGCGTATGATTTCCTCCTTTCGCTCGGCGCCACTTCGCATACCGCACCGCAGAACGTGGGCGGCCCCATCGAAGTTGCCACGGTAACCGATCCGTGGGGCAATATCATCGGGTTGATTTACAATCCGTTGTTCCAGGTGAAAGCATAA
- a CDS encoding NUDIX hydrolase, translating into MSDFHSYQNPALTTDLVVFGYQGKTLSVLLLNRKSEPFKNGWTLPGAFVGLQETFSEACRRILASKLGLPSIYLEQLYTFDGPQRDPRGRVVSVAYFALVSQGKLNAVAGQMANDVRWFPVNEIPELGFDHRLIFDTALERLRAKIRYQPVGFELLDEKFTMPELQDLYESILGFPIDRRNFRRKLLDVGFVQPTGDKTEGLQHRPADYYTFNKQLHPQHFHLNL; encoded by the coding sequence ATGTCCGACTTCCACTCATATCAAAACCCGGCATTAACGACCGACCTCGTGGTTTTCGGCTACCAGGGCAAAACGTTGTCGGTTTTATTGTTGAACCGGAAATCGGAACCGTTTAAAAACGGCTGGACGTTGCCCGGCGCGTTCGTAGGCCTGCAGGAAACCTTTTCAGAAGCGTGCCGCCGCATTCTGGCCAGCAAGCTCGGTCTGCCGTCCATTTACCTCGAGCAATTATATACGTTCGACGGGCCGCAACGCGATCCCCGGGGCCGCGTAGTGTCTGTCGCCTATTTCGCGCTCGTAAGCCAGGGCAAACTGAATGCCGTGGCCGGCCAGATGGCCAACGACGTGCGCTGGTTCCCCGTCAACGAAATCCCTGAACTGGGGTTCGACCATCGCTTGATATTCGACACCGCGCTGGAGCGCCTACGCGCCAAGATCCGCTATCAGCCGGTAGGCTTCGAACTGCTCGACGAAAAGTTTACCATGCCCGAACTGCAGGACCTTTACGAAAGCATCCTCGGCTTCCCCATCGACCGCCGCAACTTCCGCCGCAAGCTACTCGACGTGGGCTTCGTGCAACCGACGGGCGATAAAACCGAAGGCTTGCAGCATCGGCCGGCCGATTATTATACATTTAACAAACAGCTGCACCCACAGCATTTTCATTTAAATCTGTAA
- the prs gene encoding ribose-phosphate diphosphokinase, producing MLTLHLIHPEKSDIPVETLRFPDGQPHLKIDTSAIALIERQTPVRILTRLNDGNDLLMLLFAQQALSHLEFRDVRADITYLTAARMDRVMRPGEPFSLKVIAAVLNAAQFRKVRIFDPHSEVTTALIDRAYAVENHRFMRDVLEDYNTRRPGEHIVLVSPDGGALKKIYSLAKFIGTTDVVECMKTRDVKTGALSGFKTSAEDLSGKTCIIADDICDGGGTFAGTAKVLKDKGAARVVLAVSHGIFSKGTSIEYVDEIYTTDSFREVPDVHCFAAERYFH from the coding sequence ATGCTGACGCTTCACCTCATCCATCCCGAAAAATCGGACATCCCGGTAGAAACGCTGCGCTTCCCCGACGGGCAGCCGCATCTGAAGATCGACACTTCCGCCATCGCCCTCATCGAGCGGCAAACACCGGTCCGCATCCTGACGAGGCTCAACGACGGGAACGATCTGCTCATGCTCCTCTTCGCGCAGCAAGCCCTTTCCCACCTCGAGTTCCGCGACGTCCGGGCAGATATCACTTACCTTACCGCTGCACGGATGGACCGTGTCATGCGCCCGGGGGAACCGTTTTCCCTGAAGGTGATCGCCGCGGTACTGAATGCCGCGCAGTTCCGGAAGGTGCGCATTTTCGACCCGCATTCCGAAGTGACCACCGCGCTCATCGACCGGGCTTATGCCGTGGAAAACCACCGGTTCATGCGCGATGTGCTGGAAGATTACAATACGCGCCGGCCCGGGGAACACATCGTGCTGGTGTCGCCGGACGGCGGTGCGCTGAAGAAAATCTATTCGCTCGCCAAGTTCATCGGCACTACCGACGTGGTGGAATGCATGAAAACCCGCGACGTGAAAACCGGTGCGTTGTCTGGCTTCAAAACCAGTGCGGAAGACCTTTCCGGAAAAACCTGCATCATCGCCGATGATATTTGCGACGGCGGCGGCACATTTGCCGGAACGGCGAAAGTATTGAAAGATAAAGGCGCCGCGCGCGTGGTGCTGGCCGTGAGCCACGGTATTTTCAGCAAGGGAACTTCCATCGAATACGTAGACGAAATCTATACGACGGATTCTTTCCGCGAAGTGCCGGACGTTCATTGCTTTGCCGCGGAGCGATATTTCCATTAA
- a CDS encoding class 1 isoprenoid biosynthesis enzyme produces MNIFQFGGSVGARVWEIMSERRKEAPRAEALLKKLEARFGGRMPEEARRKVIVSYSIYQPMIIDAFTALRGRKATLEEKERLIQYFICSGAFDDFVDRNELSPEDLDTISFVPENFQPRRIEEKMFLHCHLALRNFVRHRAAYDQAARGLFRAQVDSGKQSRPERMSAEELLRITLEKGGYAVLLCHFYLDHDASEAERSCWYRIGGIIQLTNDLFDIWKDIQAGVQTLPNKMTDAQAFHAFLSAEVREMMEIIGTLPVPKSRKRAFLLNMMAICSFSDMAVARLRRIQGAAPQLPDLKTLPRKALIVDMEKPANIWHCMRYTFQQCRDGQRLFSSTKPIPA; encoded by the coding sequence ATGAACATATTCCAGTTTGGCGGAAGCGTAGGGGCGAGGGTGTGGGAAATCATGTCGGAAAGGAGGAAGGAAGCCCCCCGCGCCGAAGCGCTCCTTAAAAAGCTGGAAGCCCGATTCGGAGGACGCATGCCCGAAGAAGCCCGCCGCAAAGTGATCGTCAGCTACAGCATCTACCAACCCATGATCATCGACGCGTTCACCGCCCTCCGCGGCCGCAAAGCCACGCTGGAGGAAAAGGAACGACTCATCCAATATTTCATCTGCAGTGGCGCGTTCGACGATTTCGTGGACCGCAACGAGCTTTCTCCCGAAGACCTCGACACCATTTCCTTCGTCCCCGAAAATTTCCAGCCGCGCCGCATCGAGGAAAAAATGTTCCTGCATTGCCACCTGGCGCTGCGCAACTTCGTCCGCCACCGCGCCGCCTACGACCAGGCCGCCCGCGGCCTCTTCCGCGCCCAGGTGGATTCCGGGAAGCAGTCGCGCCCCGAGCGCATGTCCGCAGAAGAACTGCTCCGCATCACGCTGGAAAAAGGCGGATATGCCGTGCTCCTCTGCCACTTCTACCTCGACCACGACGCCTCCGAAGCCGAACGCAGCTGTTGGTACCGCATCGGCGGCATCATCCAGCTCACCAACGATCTGTTCGATATCTGGAAAGACATTCAGGCCGGCGTGCAAACCCTGCCCAACAAAATGACCGACGCGCAAGCGTTCCATGCATTCCTGTCGGCCGAGGTGCGGGAAATGATGGAAATCATCGGTACGCTTCCGGTGCCGAAATCCCGCAAGCGCGCGTTCCTCCTCAACATGATGGCGATCTGTTCCTTCAGCGACATGGCCGTTGCGCGGCTTCGCCGCATCCAGGGCGCCGCGCCGCAACTGCCAGACCTCAAAACTCTCCCGCGCAAAGCATTGATCGTGGATATGGAGAAACCCGCCAACATCTGGCATTGCATGCGCTACACTTTCCAGCAGTGCCGCGATGGACAGCGCCTGTTTTCATCCACCAAACCCATCCCCGCATGA
- a CDS encoding AarF/ABC1/UbiB kinase family protein has product MKEQQHLPTGKVERAGRFVTTGLKVGTNYIKHYTRKLMDPSVSKEQLHHDNAEDIYDTLSHLKGSALKVAQMLSMDRGMLPKAYSDKFAMSQYSAPPLSGPLVVNTFIKTLGQPPSQLFDKFELKASNAASIGQVHKAEKNGKPLAVKIQYPGVASSVKSDLRIVKPFAVRIVGMNEVDMDKYFEEIESKLLEETDYQLELRRSRELSARCAHIPNLVFPEYYPEWSSDRIITMDWLHGKHLKEFLATDPSQEVRNKIGQALWDFYQFQVHHLRTVHADPHPGNFLLREDGTVGIFDFGCVKEIPEDFYVNYFHLTDKDILADEARRREIYAQLEMIHPSDTEKDIVFFSGLFQEMIRMLTLPFTVAHFDFGDEAYFNEIYAYMDYLYNLKEVRESKVARGSRHSLYINRTYFGLYSLLSDLKAQVNTSRERIDELGKQEWDSDLR; this is encoded by the coding sequence ATGAAAGAACAACAACACCTCCCCACCGGCAAAGTGGAGCGGGCCGGCCGCTTCGTGACCACCGGGCTGAAAGTGGGCACCAATTATATCAAACATTACACCCGCAAGCTCATGGACCCCTCGGTTTCCAAAGAGCAGCTCCATCACGACAATGCGGAAGATATCTACGATACGCTCAGCCACCTGAAAGGCAGTGCCCTGAAAGTGGCGCAGATGCTCAGTATGGACCGTGGCATGCTGCCAAAGGCTTATTCCGACAAGTTTGCCATGAGCCAATACAGCGCGCCGCCACTGTCGGGGCCGCTCGTGGTAAACACGTTCATCAAAACCCTCGGCCAGCCGCCCTCCCAGCTTTTCGACAAATTCGAACTGAAAGCGTCCAACGCCGCTTCCATCGGGCAAGTCCACAAAGCGGAGAAAAACGGGAAGCCCCTCGCCGTGAAAATTCAATATCCCGGCGTAGCCAGCAGCGTGAAATCCGACCTCCGCATCGTAAAACCCTTCGCCGTAAGGATCGTGGGCATGAACGAAGTGGATATGGACAAGTATTTCGAAGAGATCGAATCCAAACTCCTCGAAGAAACCGATTACCAGCTGGAACTCCGCCGCTCGCGGGAGCTCAGCGCCCGGTGCGCCCACATTCCCAACCTCGTGTTCCCGGAATATTACCCGGAATGGTCGTCTGACAGGATCATCACCATGGACTGGCTCCACGGCAAACACCTGAAAGAATTCCTCGCCACCGATCCCTCACAGGAAGTCCGCAACAAAATCGGACAGGCGCTGTGGGACTTCTACCAGTTCCAGGTGCATCACCTCCGCACCGTTCACGCCGATCCCCACCCCGGCAACTTTTTGCTGCGTGAAGACGGCACCGTCGGCATTTTCGATTTCGGCTGTGTGAAGGAAATCCCCGAAGACTTTTACGTCAACTATTTCCACCTCACGGATAAAGACATCCTGGCCGACGAAGCCCGCCGCCGCGAGATTTACGCGCAGCTCGAAATGATCCATCCCAGCGATACGGAAAAAGACATCGTTTTCTTCTCCGGCCTGTTCCAGGAAATGATCCGCATGCTCACGCTTCCCTTTACCGTAGCGCATTTCGACTTCGGAGACGAAGCTTATTTCAACGAAATCTACGCCTACATGGATTATCTCTATAACCTGAAGGAAGTCCGTGAATCGAAAGTAGCGCGCGGCAGCCGCCATTCGCTGTACATCAACCGTACCTACTTCGGTTTATATTCCCTCCTCAGCGATCTCAAAGCGCAGGTCAACACCAGCCGCGAAAGGATCGACGAGCTCGGGAAACAGGAATGGGATTCCGATCTCCGGTAA
- a CDS encoding geranylgeranylglycerol-phosphate geranylgeranyltransferase, producing MKCCVLFFKLIRWPNLVIIFLTQWLFQYCVIVPLLKAAGLAPKVGATAFFMITAAYMLVAAAGYVINDYFDLGIDTVNKPDKVFITRGISRGGALAAYVLMNVMAAGLGCAVSWQLGGWAPLYCIFACIVLLYFYSAFFKKRFLIGNILVAGISASAVPVLALMEGGAGGIFPETLRYMTIYTILYTGFAFILSFARELVKDLEDVEGDRRYGGRTMPIVLGARTAHWIVAVALFSLIGVLAALQPVLWAQGSTTSMLSLYSICLIILPLGWILLKVFGARAVQDYHRLSTWIKLVMLTGILSMLFIQFMIL from the coding sequence ATGAAGTGTTGTGTATTGTTTTTCAAGTTGATACGATGGCCGAACCTCGTAATTATCTTTCTTACCCAGTGGTTGTTCCAGTATTGCGTGATCGTGCCGCTGTTGAAGGCGGCAGGCCTGGCGCCCAAAGTGGGGGCGACCGCTTTTTTTATGATCACGGCGGCGTACATGCTGGTAGCGGCGGCGGGGTATGTGATCAATGATTATTTCGATTTGGGGATAGACACGGTCAACAAGCCCGATAAAGTTTTCATAACCCGCGGCATCAGCAGGGGCGGGGCGCTGGCGGCTTATGTGTTGATGAACGTGATGGCGGCGGGGCTTGGTTGCGCGGTGAGCTGGCAATTGGGCGGATGGGCGCCGCTGTATTGCATTTTCGCCTGTATCGTATTGCTGTATTTTTATTCCGCTTTCTTCAAGAAACGTTTTCTCATCGGGAACATCCTCGTGGCGGGGATTTCCGCTTCCGCCGTTCCCGTGCTCGCGCTCATGGAGGGCGGTGCCGGCGGCATTTTCCCGGAAACCCTCCGCTATATGACGATCTACACGATCCTTTATACCGGTTTCGCGTTCATCCTTTCCTTTGCCCGCGAGCTGGTGAAAGACCTGGAAGACGTCGAAGGCGATCGCCGGTACGGCGGCAGAACGATGCCCATCGTTTTGGGAGCGCGCACCGCCCACTGGATCGTGGCGGTGGCCCTGTTCAGCCTCATCGGCGTGCTGGCCGCCCTGCAACCTGTTCTCTGGGCGCAGGGAAGTACCACTTCCATGCTGTCGCTCTATTCCATCTGCCTCATCATCCTGCCCCTGGGCTGGATTTTGCTGAAAGTTTTCGGCGCCCGGGCGGTACAGGATTACCACCGGCTCAGCACCTGGATCAAGCTGGTGATGCTGACGGGCATTTTGTCGATGTTGTTCATCCAGTTTATGATCTTATGA
- a CDS encoding nicotinate phosphoribosyltransferase, whose product MNIAPILLKDGYKVGHKFQYPEGTTLVYSNLTPRKSRDADIQEVVFFGMQYFMEEYLIRQFNEHFFRLPKAQVLEMYARRMDNYLGKDSIPYQHIADLHDLGYLPLEIKALPEGTLVPMRVPFFTIRNTKPEFFWLTNMLETLLSAILWKPSTSATTAFRYLKTFTRFARETVGEDMGFVPWQGHDFSFRGMSGVEDALLSGAGHLLSFAGTDTIPAIDFLEQYYGADSTKELVGGSVPATEHSVMCMGTEDAEIETFERLITTVYPAGIVSIVSDTWDFWQVITDFLPRLKDKILARDGKVVIRPDSGDPVKIIAGDPDAPAGTPEHKGAIECMWEIFGGTITPQGYKLLDGHIGLIYGDSITTERQEAILGQLKAKGFASYNVVLGIGSFTYEYVTRDTFGFAMKATYGEINGVGRSIFKAPKTDDGTKNSAKGLLQVFTDPATGKLALKDECTWDEEAQGELQTVFRDGKITQSHTLADIRARIQASLEKELAASDAAVLA is encoded by the coding sequence ATGAACATCGCTCCCATCCTCCTCAAAGATGGTTACAAAGTTGGCCACAAGTTCCAGTATCCCGAAGGCACGACCCTTGTTTACTCCAACCTCACGCCCCGCAAATCCCGCGATGCCGATATCCAGGAAGTCGTTTTCTTCGGCATGCAATATTTTATGGAGGAATATCTCATCCGCCAGTTCAACGAACACTTCTTCCGGCTGCCGAAAGCGCAGGTGTTGGAGATGTACGCGCGGCGGATGGACAATTATCTCGGTAAAGACAGCATTCCCTACCAGCACATCGCCGACCTGCACGACCTCGGATATCTGCCGTTGGAAATCAAAGCTTTGCCGGAAGGGACGCTCGTACCGATGCGCGTTCCTTTCTTTACCATCCGCAATACGAAACCGGAATTTTTCTGGCTCACCAATATGCTGGAAACGCTCCTGAGCGCCATTCTATGGAAGCCTTCCACATCGGCCACCACGGCGTTCCGCTACCTCAAAACCTTCACCCGCTTCGCCCGGGAAACGGTGGGGGAAGACATGGGATTCGTTCCCTGGCAGGGCCACGATTTCTCTTTCCGCGGCATGAGCGGTGTGGAAGATGCCCTGCTCAGCGGCGCCGGCCACCTGTTGAGCTTCGCCGGAACGGATACCATCCCCGCGATCGATTTCCTGGAGCAATACTACGGTGCCGATAGTACGAAAGAATTGGTGGGCGGCTCCGTTCCCGCTACGGAACACAGTGTGATGTGCATGGGAACGGAGGACGCGGAGATCGAAACCTTCGAAAGGCTCATCACGACAGTATACCCTGCCGGCATCGTTTCCATCGTGAGCGATACCTGGGATTTCTGGCAGGTGATCACCGACTTCCTCCCCAGGCTGAAAGATAAAATCCTGGCGCGCGACGGCAAAGTGGTGATCCGCCCCGACAGCGGCGATCCGGTAAAAATCATCGCCGGCGACCCGGACGCTCCTGCCGGCACGCCCGAGCACAAAGGCGCGATCGAATGCATGTGGGAGATTTTCGGTGGAACGATCACGCCGCAGGGCTACAAACTCCTCGACGGGCATATCGGCCTCATTTACGGCGACAGTATTACCACCGAACGCCAGGAAGCCATCCTCGGTCAGCTGAAAGCCAAAGGGTTCGCCAGCTACAACGTGGTGCTGGGTATCGGCAGCTTCACTTACGAATACGTTACGCGGGACACGTTCGGCTTCGCGATGAAAGCCACTTACGGCGAAATCAACGGCGTTGGCCGCAGCATTTTCAAAGCCCCGAAAACCGACGACGGCACCAAAAATTCCGCCAAAGGCCTGCTGCAGGTGTTCACCGACCCCGCTACCGGGAAACTCGCCCTGAAAGACGAGTGCACCTGGGACGAGGAGGCGCAGGGTGAACTGCAGACAGTGTTCCGCGACGGTAAAATCACCCAATCCCATACCCTCGCCGACATCCGCGCCCGCATCCAGGCCAGCCTGGAAAAAGAACTCGCGGCCAGCGACGCGGCCGTGCTGGCTTAA
- a CDS encoding TetR family transcriptional regulator C-terminal domain-containing protein has product MEKQSIRDAYKRYWLENGQAPVSVFALCKILDVPEAEFYQFYSNFEALEADVWLDYFQRTLDQLKGDETYQQYSSREKLLAFYFLWVQRLKDDRSYILQQYRRSQLPLSQLGQLSDFKKAFYEYASGLVKEGYLTAEIKERKYISDQYVHGFWVQALFVLKYWIGDRSEQFELTDAAIEKAVNLSFELIHSNTIDSLIDFGKFMFTRK; this is encoded by the coding sequence ATGGAAAAACAATCCATTCGCGATGCGTACAAGCGTTACTGGCTTGAAAATGGCCAGGCGCCTGTTTCCGTGTTCGCACTCTGCAAAATCCTCGATGTGCCGGAGGCGGAATTCTACCAGTTTTACAGCAATTTCGAAGCCCTGGAGGCAGATGTCTGGCTGGATTATTTCCAGCGCACGCTCGACCAGCTGAAGGGCGATGAAACCTACCAGCAGTATTCTTCCCGGGAAAAGCTCCTCGCTTTCTACTTCCTCTGGGTGCAACGCCTGAAAGACGACAGGAGCTACATTCTCCAGCAATACCGCCGTTCGCAGCTGCCGCTCAGCCAGCTGGGGCAGTTGTCGGATTTCAAAAAGGCGTTTTACGAATACGCTTCCGGCCTCGTGAAAGAAGGCTATCTCACCGCCGAGATCAAGGAAAGAAAGTACATTTCCGACCAGTACGTGCACGGATTCTGGGTGCAGGCCCTGTTCGTCCTCAAATACTGGATCGGCGACAGGAGCGAGCAATTCGAACTGACGGACGCGGCCATCGAAAAGGCCGTAAACCTGAGCTTCGAGCTCATCCATAGCAATACGATCGACAGCCTGATCGATTTCGGTAAATTCATGTTCACCCGGAAATAG
- a CDS encoding MFS transporter, with protein MTTNAPKERVFTRYQVLMIVLLSLMQFTVVLDFMVMNPLGEILLHDFSAKQFGMVVAAYPFSACISAIATAGFADKFDRKKILMIFYTGFIIGTYFCALANDYPSLLVARIVTGLFGGVISSIGLAIIVDLFRPETRGRVMGYTQMAFALSQILGIPIGWELAIRFNWHFPFWMIAVFGTLLGLMLGYFMKPITGHLGKGTEKNAFKHLAHTVQNPRYRLAFFTTVLIATGGYMLMPFGNAFSQHNMGISKHDITLLFMASGLANLLVSPIIGKLSDKVGRANIFYAASSLTLVMVLIYTNRGLTPFYLALIINVLMMVAVFARIIPMQATMTSLPTLQDRGSFMSVNAAIQQLSGGIAAVAASRIVHSTETGYLEHYPVLGYVISVALLITMVMMYFLNRQVTTEAAMKQAAPVAAAS; from the coding sequence ATGACAACAAACGCTCCCAAAGAACGCGTGTTTACACGCTACCAGGTGCTCATGATCGTGCTATTATCGCTCATGCAGTTTACCGTGGTGCTCGATTTCATGGTCATGAACCCCCTGGGCGAAATCCTCCTGCACGATTTCTCCGCCAAACAGTTCGGCATGGTTGTGGCCGCATATCCTTTCAGCGCCTGTATTTCCGCCATCGCGACGGCAGGCTTCGCCGACAAGTTCGACCGTAAGAAGATCCTCATGATATTTTACACCGGTTTTATCATCGGTACTTACTTTTGCGCCCTTGCCAACGATTATCCTTCGCTGCTCGTGGCCCGCATCGTGACGGGGCTTTTCGGCGGGGTGATCAGCTCCATCGGGCTGGCCATCATCGTAGACCTCTTCCGCCCCGAAACGCGTGGCCGGGTGATGGGCTACACCCAGATGGCATTTGCCCTCAGCCAGATCCTCGGCATCCCCATCGGCTGGGAACTGGCCATCCGCTTCAACTGGCATTTCCCTTTCTGGATGATCGCCGTATTCGGCACCCTGCTCGGCCTGATGCTGGGTTATTTCATGAAGCCGATCACCGGGCACCTCGGCAAAGGCACTGAAAAAAACGCATTCAAACATCTCGCCCATACGGTGCAGAACCCGCGCTACCGGCTGGCTTTCTTCACCACCGTGCTCATCGCAACGGGCGGGTACATGCTCATGCCCTTCGGCAACGCGTTCTCCCAACACAACATGGGCATTTCCAAACACGATATCACGCTGCTGTTCATGGCTTCCGGACTGGCGAACCTGCTGGTATCGCCCATCATCGGGAAACTGTCCGACAAAGTGGGCCGTGCCAACATCTTCTACGCCGCCAGTTCGCTGACGCTCGTGATGGTGCTGATTTACACGAACCGCGGGCTGACGCCGTTCTACCTCGCGTTGATCATCAACGTGTTGATGATGGTAGCCGTTTTCGCGCGGATCATTCCCATGCAGGCCACCATGACATCGCTGCCCACGCTGCAGGACCGCGGCTCGTTCATGAGCGTGAACGCGGCCATCCAGCAGCTTTCCGGCGGTATTGCCGCAGTGGCGGCCAGCCGCATCGTGCACTCCACGGAAACGGGGTACCTGGAACATTATCCTGTATTGGGGTACGTGATTTCCGTGGCGCTCCTGATCACGATGGTGATGATGTACTTCCTCAACCGCCAGGTAACCACCGAAGCCGCTATGAAACAGGCCGCTCCCGTTGCCGCGGCATCCTGA
- a CDS encoding GNAT family N-acetyltransferase, with the protein MQNPIKLHMLDNPAWHALNGPQLHLAKVSGGGARYFPEVVPFAAVARPDESCAKELNGLLVPGETFFLIGELPPLQPGWQIKHQLPCLQMISERPLEAPAPSTPVSDLSPAEATELYDLVQLVQPGYFMPETWRMGRYTGIRENGQLVAVAGERMRLDGLSELSAICTHPDFTGRGYAGQLIAGLVARQRAEGITPFLHVASHNERAIRLYEKLGFVTRREITFHLLSC; encoded by the coding sequence ATGCAAAACCCAATCAAACTGCACATGCTCGATAACCCGGCGTGGCATGCGCTGAATGGCCCGCAGCTCCACCTGGCGAAGGTTTCCGGCGGCGGCGCGCGGTATTTCCCGGAAGTGGTGCCGTTTGCCGCGGTGGCCAGGCCGGATGAAAGTTGTGCGAAAGAACTGAACGGGCTCCTGGTGCCGGGGGAAACCTTTTTTCTCATCGGGGAACTGCCGCCCCTGCAGCCCGGGTGGCAGATCAAACATCAGCTGCCCTGCCTCCAAATGATCAGCGAACGCCCGCTGGAAGCACCCGCTCCTTCCACTCCCGTTTCCGACCTTTCGCCGGCGGAGGCGACGGAACTGTACGACCTCGTACAACTGGTGCAACCCGGCTACTTCATGCCCGAAACCTGGCGCATGGGCCGCTACACCGGCATCCGCGAAAACGGGCAACTGGTGGCTGTTGCCGGGGAACGCATGCGGCTGGACGGGCTCTCCGAACTCAGCGCCATCTGCACCCACCCGGACTTTACCGGCCGGGGGTACGCCGGCCAGCTGATCGCCGGGCTGGTGGCCCGCCAGCGCGCGGAAGGCATCACCCCCTTCCTGCATGTGGCCAGCCACAACGAACGGGCCATACGCCTGTACGAAAAGCTCGGCTTCGTCACCCGGCGCGAAATCACCTTCCACCTCCTATCGTGTTAA
- a CDS encoding RNA 2'-phosphotransferase, with the protein MQHDPYKHISKFLSLVLRHQPEKIGLRLDVQGWAEIGELIEKSAASGMRFTREELLETVRTNDKQRFALNPGQTAIRASQGHSVAVELALPVMTPPETLYHGTVEKFLESIRSGGLQKMKRQHVHLSANLQTAGQVGARRGKPVILKVRSGDMHRRGHIFHISENGVWLTDAVPPEFLEPFNDATC; encoded by the coding sequence ATGCAACACGATCCTTACAAACATATCAGTAAATTTCTCAGTCTCGTTCTCCGTCACCAACCCGAAAAAATCGGCCTCCGGCTCGATGTGCAGGGTTGGGCGGAGATCGGGGAACTGATCGAAAAATCCGCCGCTTCGGGCATGCGCTTCACCCGGGAAGAGCTCCTGGAAACCGTGCGCACCAACGACAAGCAGCGGTTTGCCCTTAACCCTGGCCAGACGGCCATCCGCGCTTCGCAAGGGCATTCGGTAGCGGTGGAACTGGCGCTTCCGGTCATGACGCCGCCCGAAACGCTTTATCACGGCACCGTGGAGAAGTTTCTCGAAAGCATCCGCAGTGGTGGATTGCAGAAGATGAAACGGCAACACGTGCACCTCAGCGCAAACCTCCAGACCGCCGGCCAGGTGGGCGCCCGCAGGGGGAAACCCGTGATCCTGAAGGTCCGCAGCGGCGATATGCACCGCCGGGGCCATATTTTCCACATCAGCGAAAACGGCGTCTGGCTCACCGATGCCGTTCCGCCCGAATTCCTCGAACCTTTTAACGACGCCACATGCTGA